The following proteins are co-located in the Deltaproteobacteria bacterium genome:
- a CDS encoding iron-sulfur cluster assembly accessory protein: protein MITLTEKAITRALQVAERQKIPAILRVGVKGGGCSGLSYFLDFEAGEGREGDSVVEFSGVKVRVDPKSLNYLTETELDFDTNLLNGGFKFRNPQAKRSCSCGESFSV, encoded by the coding sequence ATGATAACCCTCACCGAAAAAGCAATCACCCGTGCGCTTCAAGTTGCCGAAAGACAAAAGATTCCGGCTATCTTACGCGTCGGCGTTAAGGGCGGCGGCTGCTCAGGTCTAAGTTATTTCCTCGACTTCGAGGCCGGCGAAGGCCGAGAAGGGGATTCTGTAGTCGAATTTAGCGGCGTAAAAGTTCGGGTAGACCCGAAAAGCCTGAATTACCTTACTGAAACAGAGCTCGATTTCGACACGAATTTACTAAATGGTGGCTTTAAATTCCGTAACCCTCAAGCCAAGCGAAGCTGTAGCTGTGGGGAATCGTTCTCCGTATAA
- the carA gene encoding glutamine-hydrolyzing carbamoyl-phosphate synthase small subunit, with translation MKAALLVLEDGRIFRGRRFGADSDAQGEVVFNTSMMGYQEILTDPSYAGQIVTMTYPMIGNYGIAGEDFEARKIFLGGLIVKEISRISSNWRSEVTLDEYLKRQGIPGFCDIDTRALVRHLRDKGAMRGIIADAEGADEQALIAKAKGLTSMAGTDLAKVVTAGHQYSWTEKDIDLAGTRAPAASPDEKAQPHVVAYDFGVKRGILRQLAGEGCRVTVVPASTTAEEVMTLNPDGVLLSNGPGDPEPVDYAIENVKALIGKVPIFGICLGHQILALASGGSAFKLKFGHRGGNHPVQDLKTGKIEITSQNHGFCVDPDSLPKDEVEVTHINLNDKTCAGIRLKNAPAFSVQYHPEASPGPHDANYLFDRFMQMMREWNPNRGF, from the coding sequence ATGAAAGCTGCACTACTAGTCCTTGAAGATGGCCGTATATTCCGAGGCCGAAGATTTGGCGCTGACTCAGATGCTCAGGGAGAAGTTGTTTTCAACACGTCGATGATGGGTTACCAAGAAATCCTGACTGATCCATCCTACGCTGGTCAAATCGTGACCATGACTTATCCGATGATCGGTAACTACGGTATCGCGGGCGAAGACTTTGAAGCTCGAAAAATATTCCTCGGTGGATTAATCGTAAAAGAGATTAGCCGTATATCCAGCAACTGGCGCTCAGAAGTCACTCTCGACGAGTACTTGAAGCGACAAGGCATTCCTGGATTCTGTGATATCGATACACGAGCACTGGTTCGACACCTCCGTGACAAAGGTGCAATGCGCGGCATCATCGCCGACGCCGAAGGTGCTGATGAACAAGCACTTATTGCCAAGGCAAAAGGGCTTACGTCCATGGCCGGGACAGACCTTGCGAAGGTTGTGACCGCAGGTCACCAATACAGCTGGACCGAGAAAGACATCGATCTCGCCGGTACACGCGCTCCCGCAGCAAGCCCAGACGAAAAAGCTCAACCACATGTTGTGGCTTATGACTTTGGCGTAAAACGCGGAATTCTGCGGCAGCTTGCCGGAGAAGGATGCCGCGTCACAGTCGTACCTGCCAGCACCACCGCTGAAGAAGTGATGACACTGAACCCCGACGGAGTTTTACTTTCCAACGGGCCTGGTGATCCTGAGCCGGTGGACTACGCTATCGAAAACGTCAAAGCACTGATTGGTAAAGTACCGATTTTCGGAATCTGCCTTGGGCACCAAATCCTAGCGCTCGCCAGCGGTGGGTCCGCATTCAAACTGAAATTCGGACACCGTGGTGGAAATCATCCAGTGCAAGACCTGAAAACCGGAAAGATTGAAATCACCAGCCAAAACCATGGCTTCTGTGTGGATCCGGACTCGTTACCAAAAGATGAAGTAGAAGTGACGCATATCAATCTTAACGATAAAACCTGCGCAGGCATTCGGCTTAAGAATGCGCCAGCGTTTAGTGTTCAGTACCACCCGGAGGCGTCGCCGGGACCGCATGACGCCAACTATCTATTCGACCGTTTTATGCAGATGATGCGAGAATGGAATCCGAATAGGGGTTTCTAA